The sequence ATCTGGGGAGGGGCCTCCACATGGAACGAAACCAACACTGCGGTTAAGTTGTCACTGGCCCCTCGCCTTATTGCTTCCTCAACGATTTCCTTGCAGCATAGTTTCACATTGTTGTGCTCTTGGAGGCGCCTCCGTGCAAAGTCCACGGAATTTTGGTTTGAGAAGACGTCCCAGATTCCATCACTGCCAATTATCAAGAACTCGTCGTCCTTTGTCAATGTGATGATCTTGAGCTCTGGTTCAGCACTCAGGGGACCTCCTGGTTCGCCAACTTCTTTCATACCCTCAAGATGCCAGTCACCAAGAGCTCTAGTGACTCCTAACAAACCGTTCAGATAGCCATCATCAACATAGCCACCAAGTGATTCTATGCGCAATTTTTCAGTGAGGCTACAAGGCCTGTGGTCCATGGACATTTCAATTGCAGTGCCACCCCGGGAAAGAACCGCCCTACAATCACCAGCATTAGCAACCAGAAGAGACCTGCACgagacatgcaaatttttagaATTGGCCATAGGGGCTCGACAGATAACAAGTAACAATAAAATTTAACTGTATAAATATAGAAGACAGTTAGAGCACGACATATCACACATGGAGTACACCTTGGACTTCTCTTCTAAAACGATAttacaaatttgaaaaagaaggTAGTAAAATTGGGTAGCTGCTAATCTGCACCAACAAACAAGGATCCTTTGATAGTTTAAACCATGGCCTTCTAAGCTTCTGAGCCCCAAATTCTCATTCGAGGGAATAACGCTAGAAGGTTGTCAAAGAGAACAGGCCTTCTATTGAGGACAATCAGTTCAATTTCTGTATGGACAGGCAGCTATGGGTATCTAATAAGCAATCTCACCTTTTCAGGTTCACAAAGATTAACCTCACCTAATATTAACTACTTTGCTTAAATCTTCGCAAACTTTCTCTAAAAAAGTAAGCACATCCCATCCCAGGTTGGAGAATTTTACAACTCGATTTAGAACTGTGTCACTAGGGACAGATACAATATAATATCCAATTATTGTGGTAAATATTAAAATGTGTTGAAGACTAGACCTAGTACAGACATGGGACTAGCTCCATCTAACTTTAAAAAGCAACCCTTTTTTCCCTCAAGGAAAACTCAACATGCGATGGAATGTGTACAAACATATTTGAACACTGTAGCATCATTTCGACAAGATATACTAGGTATATTTTCATCAGATCTCCATTAAAATATTTCTTGTGTAAATTTCCATCTGGTAGACATTGAACAACAAGGCTTTATGAGAAAACCAATACAGATACAGAGGCATACATCTCATGGTATTGatgaaaaaaatcataaaaaaacaATTATACTACAGAAGTACAGATACAGGCATACATCTCATGGTATTGatgaaaaaaatcataaatataCTATTTAAAGCTGGGCATCATCATTCCGTGTGAAAGTAAAGTACCTTCCAAAAATCATTGCTGTAAGTGCAGTTGTGCCAGAGGAATGGTGAGAGCATGTCTCAGCAAACTGGCCATCAATCTGAATAAAAGACCTCCTGACAACCTtttcaagctgaagagggaaATCTGAATCTTCCACAATTACCCTTGGTAAATTATCGCGAACGAAATGGGCAGCATCTTTTCCACCATGACCATCAAATACCTGATTATTGAAATGGAGAAAATACATAACCAAGAGAAATATCAATTTTGCAAGATTCATGTATAATGTATGCAGAGAAACTAACATACTTATATAGATTAACTGATGAAAAGCAAGGCTATGATTCAAAGTAATTATTGAGGGTGCAGAACCGATCACTAGCTGTGCATACGTAGAGTAGAGTAGCATTGCTAAGACTTCCATTAAACTAGGGGTATTATAGTGAATGTATTAACTGCTTATACGGGTTATTCTAGTGAATGTAGTCGGAATATACCATCACTGCTTGTAGATGTGCACGTGTGGCATTACAATTTGTCTGTCAAACTAGCAAGGGGGAAAATGGACGGGCACAACGGCAGTAATTACCCCATAGAAGGAAACAACTTCACTATTCAATGATGGGAAACCGAAGTTCTTAGCTAGGTCCGGAATGCACACATGGGCATCTTCCATGTATTGGCGACCTCCAATATCAGACCAATCTCCTGATCGGAGCACTGGAACAAAATTGCTTAACTTATTCTGCCTGAAATCAGCAGAAGTTGTGTTTTCACAAACTCTCTCCATCTGCGTGTAAAAAGATAGGGTCAGTACACAAGAATGCAATATAGGAAGCAAAAAATGTGAATCTATAGATAAGCTAGCTAATATTAATTACATGCGATCACAAAAGTCAAGTTAGCAGCATTGCCACATTTATATTGAACATACTAATGTAAGCAAACTATGATACTTTGATTATAATCTTGTATCTAAAATGTCTACCAAGTCTACTTTAGTATCAAACAAATTCAAAAATTACTGTCAGGTAGAAGCATATTAAGTTATACAAAAAAACAAATCTATTTCAACGAATAAATTTTCAGATTAGTTGGAACAGTAAAAAATTTAGAAATGATTGTCATATTTTCAGATTAGTTGGAACAGTAAAAAATTAGAAATGATTGTCATTCTTATGCAGAGCATTAGTGGCAAATGTTGTAAAACAACCAGAACCTATTTATACATAATAAGTTCATAAGTTGGTAAAAGTCATCCTTTGCCAGCTTCATTACTATTTGCTTATTCCATGACACAAATTAATGCCAGAAACCAACACTAACAGTCCAAAAAAATCTGAAACTAGAAGCTTCAGCACTAATTGCCTATTCCGTGGCACCAAGTAATGCTGGTAACCACATTACCAGTCCAAAAGGATAATCCACCCATGACAATAACACCTAAAATCAAACTGCAGTACCTCAAAAGCCATGATTTAAAAGCCAGCTGATTTCGGCTGATTTAATAGTACCATGTGAGAAGAAATAAGCCAAAACAAGCCGAAATAAGCCGGGAAAAGAGCAGCCGAACAGGGCAATGGGCTAAAAATCTAGCAGTTTCTATCACCAATGTGGATATAAATCCCATCAAAAGTCAGTAATCACGAAAAAACATACGTTTGTTTCATTTCATTTCAGTCCGGGAGGGAAATCAAGTACATGTGCACTTGGCAAATACTTGATTTCTGAAGAAGTTCCTGACTTTTCCTGCTTGCTATGTACAATGCTTAGAAATTACTTGTCAAGTCTGCCACAGCACATCTCACAACGAACAAGCAATGATTGGACAGTTTGACAAGTTCAGCATTCAGTACAAAATTGACGCGCTGAGGAACAATGAAAAGCATGGGCAAGCTGCCAAGCTGCAAACAACTACTAGCTGCCACCGTTCAACAGAAAACACCTACCAACATTATACAGCAACAATGCGAGGTACCTTTTTTGGTAGTACAATGCAAGAAGTTTTAACAGTCTTGTTGATCACACCTTCATTAGCATCAATTAAACACAAATAACCCACCTAGATTCTTGTTGCAGATTCAAGAAAAAGATACCCAGCGGCGTGTACACAAAGCAAAGACAATAATTGCTTTGCAGTAACTCCATCCTTCACGCCATGATGGATCACTCAAATGAACCGACAGAAAACGCGTACCAGATTCGCAGATACATCGAAAGTTTCATCTACCCCAAAATCGAATCTTTATTTTGCACAGAGCAGTGGGCACCCACCTGACCCAGGGGGGATTCGGCGGCCTCCTCGACCCCTTCCTCTCCGAAACCGAGCCTTTCCGTGTCCTCCGGCTCCTCCGCGCACATGACGCCGGCGGCCGGACAGCCTCACCACCGGCGTTCTTCTTGGCACGAGGGAACGAGGCACAAGCGCGCAGCTGGTGCTCCGCTGGTAGGAGGAAGAAACACGAGGGGGCGGGAGGAGAGGACAGGGAGAAGAGAGAAGCAAAGCGAGTCAGTAGGGAGAAGAATAATTGGAGcgtgaggggaggagggggaagaGGAATCCGATGAGGAGAGCAACACGGAAGATTCTTTGGGAATATCTGTGGGGAAAGAAAGAAATCCTCCGGTGAAAGGAGATGGTGTGTGGGAGTAGGCGAGCGAGAGGGATGGAGATTGCGGCGGTGGTTGTTTGGTGGAGctcggattttttttttataGTGCCGCACAGTGGGGTGGGGACTGACTGGGCTTTGGCTTTGGGTGCTGGAGGAGGACAGGTAaacggcgaggaggaagaaaggcacGTGGTGAGCAGGCGTCAGATGTGACGTGTCTAGGGAGTTTGATGGATGCTATTGGCCCTGCATTTGTTCGGTTAACGGAAATGCCCTATTTCTACTAAATGTGACAGTCATATGTCTGGCCAAAATCGCAGTACCACTTGAATTTCCTTCGGTACTTGTGTGTTTTGGTTTTCTCCAAAGGCAGTTTATAGTAGGGAGAGAAAAACAAAAGTCAACATTTTAGCTAAATATTTCTACAACTCAGTTACACAAGAATGAGGGAAACCCTTCTCCGCAGGTGGACATTTCCTCTACATCCAAATAAATCTTGGTAGTGCTACTTCTAGTATGCAAAATCGTTGCATTTTTATCCACTGAACTTGCAACTTTTCCGTCTCTACTCATAAGTTAATGAGTTATGGTACACAGCCTGTTTCTGTTTGTAGGTGCTTCCTGGTGAACGGGGAGTGTAGGTGATTATTTCTTTTTATATCTTGTAAATGTAAAACGTGTTCTAGAACGATGTATAAGGCACGTAAACTTGTTAAGAACACGTTGTAAAAATATTACTTTCGGAACAATGTGCCGCTAACAAAGAACAACCTAGTGGAAGTGGGCCAAACAGCACGACATACTAAAAGAGAACGGCGTGGTGAAA comes from Panicum virgatum strain AP13 chromosome 4K, P.virgatum_v5, whole genome shotgun sequence and encodes:
- the LOC120702804 gene encoding probable protein phosphatase 2C 54; the protein is MCAEEPEDTERLGFGEEGVEEAAESPLGQMERVCENTTSADFRQNKLSNFVPVLRSGDWSDIGGRQYMEDAHVCIPDLAKNFGFPSLNSEVVSFYGVFDGHGGKDAAHFVRDNLPRVIVEDSDFPLQLEKVVRRSFIQIDGQFAETCSHHSSGTTALTAMIFGRSLLVANAGDCRAVLSRGGTAIEMSMDHRPCSLTEKLRIESLGGYVDDGYLNGLLGVTRALGDWHLEGMKEVGEPGGPLSAEPELKIITLTKDDEFLIIGSDGIWDVFSNQNSVDFARRRLQEHNNVKLCCKEIVEEAIRRGASDNLTAVLVSFHVEAPPQIKVDRPGRVARSISADGLNSLRILLGRK